Proteins encoded in a region of the Salmo trutta chromosome 34, fSalTru1.1, whole genome shotgun sequence genome:
- the zftraf1 gene encoding zinc finger TRAF-type-containing protein 1 isoform X2 → MSSVEERGEVGVAAAPGSSSGGLGVVAVGTALEAVVGGPSMQEEVSIRRGEGLGPESDPDEPPPKKRMRLPEGESGKLEERLYSVLCCTVCLDLPKASVYQCTNGHLMCAGCFIHLLADSRLKEEQATCPNCRCEISKSLCCRNLAVEKAVSELPTDCPFCLKQFPRSSLERHQREECQDRVTQCKYKRIGCPWKGPFHELPAHEEECCHPTKTGTELMGILGEMDQSHSRELTLYNSIFSLLCYEKIGFTEVQFRPYRTDDFITRLYYETPRFTVLNQTWVLKARVNDSERNPNLSCKRTLSFQLILKSKVNSAIECSFLLLKGPYDDVRIKPVIHHHAFSNDTNETDYVPLPITDSVECNKLLAAKNINLRLFIFQIQK, encoded by the exons ATGTCCTCGGTGGAAGAGCGGGGGGAGGTGGGCGTCGCGGCCGCTCCAGGCTCCTCCTCAGGCGGCCTGGGGGTTGTGGCGGTGGGGACAGCCCTGGAGGCAGTCGTCGGGGGGCCGTCTATGCAGGAGGAGGTGAGCATCCGGAGAGGAGAGGGGCTCGGTCCCGAGTCGGATCCGGACGAGCCGCCGCCCAAGAAGCGGATGAGACTGCCGGAGGGAGAGTCGGGAAAGCTGGAAGAGAGGCTGTATTCAGTCCTGTGCTGCACTGTATGCCTAGACCTGCCCAAAGCCTCCGTTTATCAG TGCACCAACGGTCACCTGATGTGTGCTGGCTGTTTTATCCACCTGCTGGCCGACTCTCGTCTGAAAGAAGAACAGGCCACATGTCCTAACTGCAG GTGTGAGATCAGTAAGTCCCTGTGTTGTAGGAACCTGGCTGTAGAGAAGGCAGTGAGTGAGCTGCCCACAGACTGCCCCTTCTGTCTCAAACAGTTCCCTCGCTCTAGCCTAGAGAGGCACCAGAGAGAGGAGTGCCAAGACAG GGTGACACAGTGTAAGTACAAGCGGATTGGCTGCCCGTGGAAGGGGCCGTTCCACGAGCTGCCGGCCCACGAGGAGGAGTGCTGCCACCCCACCAAGACTGGCACAGAGCTGATGGGCATCCTGGGGGAGATGGACCAGAGCCACAGCAGAGAACTAACCCTTTACAACTCTATATTCTCCCTGCTCTGTTACGAGAAGATTGGCTTCACAG AGGTCCAGTTCAGGCCGTACCGCACAGATGACTTTATAACCCGTCTGTACTATGAGACTCCTCGTTTCACCGTGTTGAACCAAACCTGGGTTCTGAAGGCCAGGGTCAACGACTCTGAACGCAACCCTAACCTCTCCTGCAAACGCACCCTTTCCTTCCAGCTCATCCTCAAGAGCAAG GTGAACTCGGCTATAGAGTGTTCCTTCCTGCTGTTGAAAGGTCCGTACGATGACGTGAGGATCAAGCCTGTGATCCACCACCACGCGTTCAGCAACGACACCAACGAGACAGACTACGTCCCTCTGCCCATCACCGACTCTGTGGAGTGTAACAAACTACTGGCAGCCAAGAACATCAACCTTCGACTCTTCATCTTCCAGATCCAGAAATAG
- the zftraf1 gene encoding zinc finger TRAF-type-containing protein 1 isoform X1 — MSSVEERGEVGVAAAPGSSSGGLGVVAVGTALEAVVGGPSMQEEVSIRRGEGLGPESDPDEPPPKKRMRLPEGESGKLEERLYSVLCCTVCLDLPKASVYQCTNGHLMCAGCFIHLLADSRLKEEQATCPNCRCEISKSLCCRNLAVEKAVSELPTDCPFCLKQFPRSSLERHQREECQDRVTQCKYKRIGCPWKGPFHELPAHEEECCHPTKTGTELMGILGEMDQSHSRELTLYNSIFSLLCYEKIGFTGRLEVQFRPYRTDDFITRLYYETPRFTVLNQTWVLKARVNDSERNPNLSCKRTLSFQLILKSKVNSAIECSFLLLKGPYDDVRIKPVIHHHAFSNDTNETDYVPLPITDSVECNKLLAAKNINLRLFIFQIQK, encoded by the exons ATGTCCTCGGTGGAAGAGCGGGGGGAGGTGGGCGTCGCGGCCGCTCCAGGCTCCTCCTCAGGCGGCCTGGGGGTTGTGGCGGTGGGGACAGCCCTGGAGGCAGTCGTCGGGGGGCCGTCTATGCAGGAGGAGGTGAGCATCCGGAGAGGAGAGGGGCTCGGTCCCGAGTCGGATCCGGACGAGCCGCCGCCCAAGAAGCGGATGAGACTGCCGGAGGGAGAGTCGGGAAAGCTGGAAGAGAGGCTGTATTCAGTCCTGTGCTGCACTGTATGCCTAGACCTGCCCAAAGCCTCCGTTTATCAG TGCACCAACGGTCACCTGATGTGTGCTGGCTGTTTTATCCACCTGCTGGCCGACTCTCGTCTGAAAGAAGAACAGGCCACATGTCCTAACTGCAG GTGTGAGATCAGTAAGTCCCTGTGTTGTAGGAACCTGGCTGTAGAGAAGGCAGTGAGTGAGCTGCCCACAGACTGCCCCTTCTGTCTCAAACAGTTCCCTCGCTCTAGCCTAGAGAGGCACCAGAGAGAGGAGTGCCAAGACAG GGTGACACAGTGTAAGTACAAGCGGATTGGCTGCCCGTGGAAGGGGCCGTTCCACGAGCTGCCGGCCCACGAGGAGGAGTGCTGCCACCCCACCAAGACTGGCACAGAGCTGATGGGCATCCTGGGGGAGATGGACCAGAGCCACAGCAGAGAACTAACCCTTTACAACTCTATATTCTCCCTGCTCTGTTACGAGAAGATTGGCTTCACAGGTAGGCTAG AGGTCCAGTTCAGGCCGTACCGCACAGATGACTTTATAACCCGTCTGTACTATGAGACTCCTCGTTTCACCGTGTTGAACCAAACCTGGGTTCTGAAGGCCAGGGTCAACGACTCTGAACGCAACCCTAACCTCTCCTGCAAACGCACCCTTTCCTTCCAGCTCATCCTCAAGAGCAAG GTGAACTCGGCTATAGAGTGTTCCTTCCTGCTGTTGAAAGGTCCGTACGATGACGTGAGGATCAAGCCTGTGATCCACCACCACGCGTTCAGCAACGACACCAACGAGACAGACTACGTCCCTCTGCCCATCACCGACTCTGTGGAGTGTAACAAACTACTGGCAGCCAAGAACATCAACCTTCGACTCTTCATCTTCCAGATCCAGAAATAG
- the arpp21 gene encoding cAMP-regulated phosphoprotein 21, whose product MSEAIVPESSGLRSCNELCPSALPSSPPLATEDECHHDNRKVEQQKPVSNQGQPARKRTKAKGRLVRSMAVCEESLPPSSPDTTQDSQSSVEVTMLPGCHDNEEEEQSKEPNVPTLIISDTSQEYTDSTGIDLHQFIITTLNSNPRDRMMLLKLEQDMIDFITDNGPYKKFPHMSSYHRMLVHRVAAYFGMEHNVDQTGKSVIINSTSNTRIPEQRFMDYVQEERGEETQWRTILKRDNAEDNQARLHPLREERRSKSMEEREEEYQRARERIFNQEPACPQETRSIEDGSPHAATQRRQLFRGTRGNSGSSRQSSTETDYSRYSNWSSTDSGRYSNDPRPWSSTDSDSAYQRPNPTPKARPANHSWDARDDHAPTTGSNYLTVPMENGIPPGSILLNPHTGQPFLNPDGTPAIYNPPDPQQPTRSQPQQQAPLPQQPMAGHTVPQVVQYSSVSYPPQQLQYSPSEDPSSQFGHMTVSCQPLGEAPSLYPPLASPTQSYVYTAPPPPHNPPSYCQPPPTQVPVYYYSTTQYPTSAPQRPATPTQAIQPTGYSPVVANQQQSYQGIMGLQLPQSQAQRLLGSYPPGSSHPCGVTQAGVGVSYPQTGLMSRGEGGYCCMVSPTCPPGPIPPPPLHTGCHASSCSNISSQGWAGKY is encoded by the exons ATGTCTGAAGCGATCGTCCCAGAATCCTCAGGGCTGAGGTCATGTAACGAGTTATGCCCCTCCGCTCTGCCATCCTCACCCCCCCTTGCCACAGAGGATGAGTGTCACCATGACAACAGAAAGGTGGAGCAGCAG AAACCCGTCAGTAACCAGGGGCAACCAGCCAGGAAGAGAACCAAG GCCAAAGGCAGGTTGGTGAGGAGCATGGCTGTGTGTGAGGAGTCACTCCCACCATCCTCTCCTGACACCACCCAAGACAGCCag AGCTCTGTTGAAGTCACCATGCTGCCAGGTTGCCATGACAacgaggaggaagagcagagcaaaGAGCCAAACGTGCCCACGCTAATTATCTCAGACACCAGTCAGGAATACACAGACTCTACAGGGATTGACCTGCACCAGTTTATCATCACCACCCTGAACAGCAACCCCAG GGACAGGATGATGCTGTTGAAGCTGGAGCAGGACATGATCGACTTCATCACAGACAacgg tcccTATAAGAAATTCCCTCACATGTCTTCCTACCATCGTATGTTGGTCCACCGGGTAGCAGCCTACTTTGGCATGGAACACAATGTGGACCAGACTGGCAAATCTGTCATCATCAATAGCACCAGTAACACACGCAT ACCAGAGCAGAGGTTTATGGACTATgtccaggaggagagaggagaggagactcagTGGAGAACCATACTGAAGAGAGACAACGCAGAAGACAACCAG GCGAGGCTCCACCCACTACGCGAGGAGAGGCGGAGCAAAtcaatggaagagagagaggaggagtaccAGAGAGCTAGAGAAAGGATATTCAACCAGGag CCTGCCTGTCCCCAGGAGACCAG GTCTATAGAGGATGGTAGCCCCCATGCTGCGACCCAGAGAAGGCAGCTCTTTAG GGGTACCAGGGGTAACTCGGGCTCAAGCCGACAGAGCAGCACAGAGACTGACTATAGTCGCTATAGTAACTGGAGCAGCACTGACTCCGGTCGCTATAGCAACGACCCCCGACCCTGGAGCAGCACAGACTCAGACTCTGCCTATCAGAGGCCAAACCCCACCCCCAAGGCCCGACCAGCCAATCACAGCTGGGACGCACGAG ATGACCATGCCCCCACCACAGGCTCCAACTACCTCACGGTGCCCATGGAGAACGGGATTCCACCAGGAAGTATATTACTGAACCcacatacag GCCAGCCCTTCTTGAACCCAGACGGAACTCCTGCCATCTACAACCCCCCCGACCCCCAGCAGCCAACAAGAAGCCAGCCTCAGCAGCAGGCCCCTCTGCCGCAGCAGCCAATGGCTGGCCACACAGTCCCTCAG gtgGTTCAATATTCGTCCGTCTCTTACCCTCCCCAGCAGTTGCAATACTCTCCG AGCGAGGACCCGTCGTCCCAGTTTGGTCACATGACTGTGAGCTGTCAGCCATTGGGGGAAGCTCCGTCTCTATACCCTCCCTTAGCCTCTCCCACACAGAGTTATGTCTATACggcccctccccctcctcacaaCCCCCCCAGCTACTGCCAACCCCCTCCAACTCAG GTGCCTGTGTATTACTACTCTACTACTCAGTATCCTACCTCAGCACCCCAAAGACCTGCCACACCTACCCAGGCCATACAGCCTACag GTTACTCTCCTGTCGTAGCCAATCAGCAGCAGAGCTACCAGGGGATAATGGGTTTGCAGTTGCCTCAGAGCCAAGCCCAAAGATTGCTGGGTTCTTATCCACCTGGCTCCTCCCACCCATGTGGTGTAACACAG GCTGGTGTGGGGGTATCGTACCCCCAGACTGGTCTCATGTCGCGGGGTGAGGGGGGTTACTGCTGCATGGTATCTCCAACCTGTCCCCCTGGTCCGAtaccccctccccctctacaCACCGGCTGCCATGCCTCCAGCTGTAGCAACATCAGCAGCCAAGGTTGGGCGGGCAAATACTGA